One window of the Nocardia huaxiensis genome contains the following:
- a CDS encoding type II toxin-antitoxin system RelE/ParE family toxin gives MADQEWDIYIVDEVRQWIERLDEPTFRRVVEAIDALADGGPGLGRPLVDSIAGSKVSNMKELRPGTVRILFAFDPWRSSVLLAAGDKVHQWNSWYQTAIPLAERRYESYLRERGEEEEGLR, from the coding sequence ACATCGTCGACGAGGTAAGGCAATGGATCGAGCGTCTCGACGAGCCGACCTTCCGCCGCGTAGTGGAAGCCATCGACGCCCTCGCCGATGGCGGACCGGGGTTGGGTCGTCCGCTGGTCGACTCAATTGCCGGTTCCAAGGTCTCGAATATGAAAGAGCTCCGTCCCGGAACCGTACGGATCCTTTTCGCGTTCGATCCGTGGCGGTCGAGCGTACTGCTCGCGGCGGGCGACAAAGTCCACCAATGGAACTCGTGGTATCAGACCGCGATTCCACTGGCGGAGCGACGATATGAGTCCTACCTGCGCGAGCGCGGCGAGGAAGAGGAGGGATTGCGATGA
- a CDS encoding helix-turn-helix domain-containing protein, which yields MSGHVRWQDIRAEMVDRAGGEAAVAKGKDELLAQVRGQRLADIRRRRGLTQLQVADRMGVTKGRVSQIEQGTVTGQEVLARYALALGGRLHQSIYFDDGDIVAIA from the coding sequence ATGAGCGGACATGTGCGTTGGCAAGACATTCGAGCCGAAATGGTGGATCGGGCAGGTGGCGAAGCTGCGGTTGCCAAGGGGAAGGACGAACTGCTCGCTCAGGTTCGCGGACAGCGGCTCGCCGATATCCGGCGCAGACGTGGGTTGACTCAACTGCAGGTCGCCGACCGGATGGGTGTCACGAAGGGGCGAGTTTCGCAGATCGAGCAAGGCACTGTCACCGGCCAGGAAGTTCTCGCACGGTATGCGCTGGCATTGGGCGGCCGACTCCATCAGTCGATCTACTTCGATGACGGGGATATCGTCGCTATCGCCTGA
- a CDS encoding DUF6891 domain-containing protein — MDDVGVWDTRVADTDCDRLVRVFAALRGRQVAALHSAGQEMSQGLAEVDELLAGAPEFIGYCFYHRDDVERAIAGGGLYIAFGPRDPEVEETEGPAIGRIVVEELTKAGLTTSWDGTFEQRILIESFHWNQTF; from the coding sequence GTGGATGATGTGGGCGTGTGGGATACGCGCGTTGCCGATACCGACTGTGATCGGCTGGTCCGGGTTTTCGCTGCGCTGCGTGGTCGGCAGGTCGCGGCGCTACACAGTGCGGGGCAGGAGATGAGTCAGGGGCTCGCCGAGGTGGACGAGTTGCTGGCGGGGGCGCCGGAGTTCATCGGGTACTGCTTCTATCACCGGGACGATGTGGAGCGGGCCATCGCCGGGGGTGGGCTGTATATCGCGTTCGGGCCGCGGGATCCGGAGGTGGAGGAGACCGAGGGGCCGGCGATCGGGCGGATCGTGGTGGAGGAGCTCACCAAGGCCGGGCTCACCACGAGCTGGGACGGCACCTTCGAGCAGCGGATCCTCATCGAATCATTCCACTGGAACCAGACGTTCTGA
- the rsmD gene encoding 16S rRNA (guanine(966)-N(2))-methyltransferase RsmD: MTRIVAGTAGGRRLRVPPAGTRPTSDRVREALFSLLHARMDFDGARVLDIYAGSGALGLEALSRGASHALLVESDRKAAAVIRGNIGDLGLPGADLRQGTVSSVLATPPSAPYDLIFSDPPYALEVSDVVADLTALSENGWLHEDSLIVVERSTRSPEIPWPAGYLPQKSRTYGETRIDLAEYEK, from the coding sequence ATGACGCGCATTGTCGCGGGGACCGCGGGCGGCCGCCGCCTGCGCGTCCCGCCCGCCGGCACCCGGCCCACCTCCGACCGCGTCCGCGAGGCGCTGTTCAGCCTGCTGCACGCGCGCATGGATTTCGACGGCGCGCGCGTCCTCGACATCTACGCCGGATCGGGCGCCCTGGGCCTGGAAGCATTGTCCCGCGGCGCATCTCACGCCCTGCTGGTCGAATCCGACCGCAAGGCGGCGGCGGTCATTCGCGGCAATATCGGCGACCTCGGCCTGCCCGGCGCGGACCTGCGCCAGGGCACGGTCTCCAGCGTCCTCGCGACCCCGCCCAGCGCGCCGTATGACCTGATCTTCTCCGACCCGCCGTATGCCCTCGAGGTGTCCGATGTGGTCGCCGACCTCACGGCCCTCTCGGAAAACGGCTGGCTGCACGAGGATTCGCTCATCGTCGTCGAACGCTCCACCCGTTCCCCCGAAATCCCGTGGCCCGCAGGCTATCTCCCGCAGAAGTCGCGCACCTACGGCGAAACCCGCATCGATCTGGCCGAATACGAGAAGTAA
- a CDS encoding pyruvate carboxylase, producing the protein MFSKVLVANRGEIAIRAFRAAYELGIGTVAVFPYEDRNSVHRLKADEAYQIGTPGHPVRAYLSIEEIIKAAKSAGADAVYPGYGFLSENPDLAAACAREGITFIGPSSQVLELTGNKARAIAAAKAAGLPVLNSSEPSSDVDALLAASESMQFPIFVKAVAGGGGRGMRRVTDPAQLREAIEAASREAESAFGDPTVFLEQAVVNPRHIEVQILADQHGNVIHLYERDCSLQRRHQKVIELAPAPNLDPELRDRICADAVAFARQIGYSCAGTVEFLLDERGNHVFIEMNPRIQVEHTVTEEITDVDLVQSQMRIAGGESLEDLGLSQDSITIRGAALQCRITTEDPANGFRPDTGRITGYRSPGGAGVRLDGGANVGAEVGAYFDSMLVKLTCRGRDFQTAIARARRAVAEFRIRGVTTNIPFLNAVLDDPDFRAGKVTTSFIDERPQLLTLKSSADRGTKILNYLADVTVNKPHGSRPTKLYPHDKLPALDMTVPPPPGTRQKLLELGPEGFANWLRTREGVAVTDTTFRDAHQSLLATRVRTNGLLDVAGHVARMTPELLSIECWGGATYDVALRFLYEDPWERLAALREAIPNINLQMLLRGRNTVGYTPYPEKVTRAFVSEATATGIDIFRIFDALNNVDQMRPAIDAVRETGTAVAEVALSYTGDLSNPNENLYTLDYYLKLAEEIVDAGAHIIGIKDMAGLLRAPAAHTLVTALRREFDLPVHVHTHDTPGGQLATYLAAWQAGADAVDGASAPMAGTTSQPALSAIVAAAANSPHDTGLNLQNVCDLEPYWESLRRVYAPFESGLPGPTGRVYHHEIPGGQLSNLRQQAIALGLGDQFEEVEAKYAAADRLLGRLVKVTPSSKVVGDLALALVGTGVDVEDFAADPARYDIPDSVIGFLRGELGTPAGGWPEPFRSRALAGRGPAKPETQLTAEDEKGLGGTSAERRATLNRLLFPGPTAEFLAHREKFGDTTGLSANQFFYGLRHDEEHRVQLEKGVTLLIGLEAISEPDERGMRTVMCILNGQLRPITVRDRSIASEVPAAEKADRTNPGHIAAPFAGVVTLAVSEGDSVSAGDTIGTIEAMKMEAAITAPRSGLVRRVAIGKVQQVEGGDLLVDVNLTEAAAE; encoded by the coding sequence ATGTTCTCCAAAGTCCTGGTCGCCAACCGCGGCGAGATCGCTATCCGAGCGTTCCGCGCAGCCTACGAACTCGGCATCGGCACGGTGGCGGTGTTCCCCTACGAGGACCGGAACTCCGTGCACCGCCTGAAGGCCGACGAGGCCTATCAGATCGGTACGCCCGGACATCCCGTCCGGGCGTACCTGTCGATCGAGGAGATCATCAAGGCGGCCAAGAGCGCGGGGGCGGACGCCGTCTACCCCGGTTACGGTTTTCTTTCCGAGAACCCGGACCTGGCTGCCGCCTGTGCGCGGGAGGGCATCACCTTCATCGGGCCGTCGTCCCAGGTGCTGGAGCTGACCGGCAACAAGGCGCGCGCCATCGCCGCCGCCAAGGCCGCCGGCCTGCCCGTGCTGAACTCCAGCGAACCGTCCTCGGATGTGGACGCGCTGCTCGCCGCCTCGGAGTCCATGCAGTTCCCGATCTTCGTCAAGGCGGTCGCGGGCGGCGGCGGGCGCGGTATGCGCCGGGTCACCGATCCCGCGCAACTGCGTGAGGCCATCGAGGCCGCCTCGCGGGAGGCCGAATCCGCGTTCGGCGATCCGACCGTGTTCCTGGAGCAGGCGGTGGTCAACCCCCGCCACATCGAGGTGCAGATCCTCGCCGACCAGCACGGCAATGTCATCCACCTCTACGAGCGCGACTGTTCGCTGCAGCGCCGGCATCAGAAGGTGATCGAGCTCGCGCCCGCGCCGAACCTGGATCCCGAACTGCGCGACCGCATTTGCGCCGACGCCGTGGCCTTCGCCCGCCAGATCGGCTACAGCTGCGCGGGCACCGTGGAATTCCTGCTCGACGAGCGCGGCAATCACGTGTTCATCGAGATGAACCCGCGAATCCAGGTGGAGCACACGGTGACCGAGGAGATCACCGATGTCGACCTGGTGCAGTCGCAGATGCGCATCGCCGGCGGCGAATCCCTGGAAGACCTTGGTCTGAGCCAGGATTCGATCACCATCCGCGGCGCGGCGCTGCAATGCCGCATCACCACCGAGGATCCGGCCAACGGCTTCCGCCCCGACACCGGCCGCATCACCGGTTACCGCTCGCCGGGCGGCGCGGGCGTGCGCCTGGACGGCGGCGCGAATGTCGGCGCCGAGGTGGGCGCCTACTTCGACTCCATGCTGGTCAAGCTGACCTGCCGGGGGCGTGACTTTCAGACCGCGATCGCGCGGGCGCGTCGTGCCGTGGCGGAGTTCCGTATTCGTGGCGTGACGACCAACATTCCGTTCCTGAACGCGGTGCTGGACGACCCGGACTTCCGCGCGGGCAAGGTCACCACGTCGTTCATCGATGAGCGGCCGCAGCTGCTGACGCTCAAGTCCTCGGCCGACCGCGGCACCAAGATCCTCAACTATCTGGCCGACGTTACCGTCAACAAGCCGCACGGCTCGCGGCCCACCAAGCTGTACCCGCACGACAAGCTGCCGGCCCTCGATATGACGGTGCCGCCGCCGCCCGGAACCCGGCAGAAGCTGCTCGAGCTCGGCCCGGAGGGTTTCGCGAACTGGCTGCGCACGCGCGAGGGCGTGGCCGTCACCGACACCACCTTCCGTGACGCGCACCAGTCGCTGCTGGCCACCCGCGTGCGCACCAACGGCCTGCTCGATGTGGCCGGGCATGTGGCGCGCATGACGCCCGAGCTGCTGTCCATCGAATGCTGGGGCGGCGCAACCTATGACGTGGCGCTGCGCTTCCTCTACGAGGACCCGTGGGAGCGCCTGGCCGCCCTGCGCGAGGCGATCCCGAACATCAACCTGCAGATGCTGCTGCGCGGACGCAATACCGTCGGCTACACGCCGTACCCCGAAAAGGTCACGCGCGCATTCGTTTCCGAGGCCACCGCGACCGGCATCGACATCTTCCGCATCTTCGACGCTCTGAACAATGTCGACCAGATGCGGCCCGCCATCGACGCCGTGCGCGAAACCGGCACCGCCGTAGCGGAAGTCGCGCTGAGCTACACCGGCGACCTGTCCAACCCGAACGAGAACCTCTACACGCTCGACTACTACCTCAAGCTCGCCGAGGAGATCGTCGACGCGGGCGCGCACATCATCGGCATCAAGGATATGGCCGGTCTGCTGCGCGCTCCCGCCGCGCACACGCTGGTCACCGCCCTGCGGCGGGAGTTCGACCTGCCGGTGCACGTGCACACCCACGACACCCCGGGCGGTCAGCTGGCCACCTACCTGGCGGCCTGGCAGGCCGGAGCCGACGCGGTGGACGGCGCGTCCGCGCCCATGGCGGGCACCACCTCGCAGCCCGCGCTCTCGGCAATCGTTGCGGCGGCGGCGAATTCGCCCCACGACACGGGGCTGAACCTCCAGAACGTGTGCGACCTCGAGCCGTACTGGGAGTCGCTGCGCCGCGTCTACGCGCCGTTCGAATCCGGGCTGCCGGGGCCGACGGGGCGCGTCTACCACCACGAGATCCCGGGCGGTCAGCTGTCGAACCTGCGCCAGCAGGCCATCGCCCTGGGTCTCGGCGACCAGTTCGAAGAGGTCGAGGCCAAATACGCTGCGGCGGACCGGCTGCTGGGCCGCCTGGTCAAGGTCACCCCGTCCTCCAAGGTCGTCGGTGATCTCGCGCTGGCGCTCGTCGGCACCGGCGTCGACGTCGAGGACTTCGCCGCCGACCCGGCCCGCTACGACATCCCGGACTCCGTAATCGGTTTCCTCCGTGGCGAACTCGGCACCCCGGCCGGTGGCTGGCCCGAACCGTTCCGCAGCCGCGCGCTGGCGGGCCGTGGCCCGGCCAAGCCGGAAACCCAGCTCACCGCCGAGGACGAGAAGGGTCTGGGCGGCACCTCCGCCGAACGCCGCGCCACCCTCAACCGGCTGCTGTTCCCCGGCCCGACCGCCGAATTCCTCGCGCACCGGGAGAAGTTCGGCGACACCACCGGCCTGTCGGCCAACCAGTTCTTCTACGGCCTGCGCCACGACGAAGAACACCGCGTGCAGCTGGAGAAGGGCGTCACCCTGCTCATCGGCCTGGAGGCCATCTCCGAGCCGGACGAGCGCGGCATGCGCACGGTCATGTGCATCCTCAACGGCCAGCTGCGGCCGATCACGGTCCGCGACCGCTCCATCGCCAGCGAGGTGCCCGCCGCCGAGAAGGCCGACAGGACCAACCCGGGCCACATTGCCGCGCCGTTCGCGGGCGTCGTGACTCTGGCTGTGTCCGAAGGCGATTCGGTCTCCGCCGGAGACACCATCGGCACCATCGAGGCCATGAAGATGGAGGCCGCCATCACCGCGCCGCGCTCGGGCCTGGTGCGCCGGGTCGCCATCGGCAAGGTGCAGCAGGTGGAGGGCGGAGACCTGCTGGTCGACGTCAACCTCACCGAGGCCGCCGCGGAATGA
- a CDS encoding YczE/YyaS/YitT family protein: MLLRRLTALYVGLALYGLSMAVMIRAGLGLDPWDVFHQGVTLQVPISFGLVVAITGVAVLLAWIPLRQMPGLGTVSNVVVIAVTVDAGLWLLPDLHGLPLRIGAMAVAVVINAVATVLYIGAGMGPGPRDGLMTGLVRRTGWPVWAVRTGIEATVLTTGFILGGSVGIGTLVYAFGIGPLIQLMIPFVDGHLPGFREPESTVEQAQTLTAA, from the coding sequence ATGCTGCTTCGTCGATTGACCGCCCTCTATGTTGGCCTCGCGTTGTACGGCTTGTCGATGGCCGTCATGATCAGGGCCGGTCTCGGCTTGGACCCGTGGGATGTGTTCCATCAAGGGGTGACCCTGCAGGTGCCGATCAGCTTCGGACTGGTCGTCGCGATCACCGGGGTAGCGGTGCTACTGGCCTGGATTCCCTTGCGGCAGATGCCCGGTCTGGGGACGGTGAGCAATGTCGTGGTCATTGCGGTGACCGTCGATGCCGGCCTGTGGCTGCTGCCCGACCTGCACGGATTGCCGCTGCGGATCGGGGCGATGGCGGTGGCCGTGGTGATCAACGCGGTGGCCACGGTCCTCTACATCGGTGCGGGGATGGGGCCAGGCCCGCGCGATGGCCTGATGACTGGACTGGTCCGGCGGACCGGGTGGCCGGTGTGGGCGGTGCGCACCGGGATCGAGGCGACGGTGCTGACGACGGGGTTCATCCTCGGCGGCAGCGTCGGAATCGGCACGCTCGTCTACGCCTTCGGCATCGGGCCGCTCATCCAGCTGATGATCCCGTTCGTGGATGGCCACCTGCCGGGGTTCCGGGAGCCGGAATCCACGGTGGAGCAGGCGCAGACGCTCACCGCCGCCTGA
- a CDS encoding DUF1737 domain-containing protein, whose amino-acid sequence MTETPRLRYRLITGPDDATFCERISGLLAEGYRLHGSPSVTFNGTNVIAAQAVVLDEE is encoded by the coding sequence ATGACCGAGACGCCGCGCCTGCGCTACCGCCTGATCACCGGCCCCGATGACGCGACCTTCTGTGAACGCATCAGCGGATTGCTCGCCGAGGGGTACCGCCTGCACGGGTCGCCGTCGGTGACCTTCAATGGCACGAATGTGATTGCCGCGCAGGCGGTCGTGCTCGACGAGGAGTGA
- a CDS encoding SgcJ/EcaC family oxidoreductase: MADTPPTDPDALVRAMCAAWSRLDAEEIASYFTEDAVYHNIPMDPVIGRAAIRDFITGFAAALDGIDFDIHRQTVSGDLVMNERTDTLRGNGRDTELPVMGVFEIADGKIKAWRDYFDMAPIAQAFGG, from the coding sequence ATGGCCGACACCCCGCCGACCGACCCCGACGCCCTCGTCCGCGCCATGTGCGCCGCCTGGTCCCGCCTCGACGCCGAGGAAATCGCGTCCTACTTCACCGAAGACGCTGTCTATCACAATATTCCGATGGATCCGGTGATCGGCCGCGCGGCCATCCGCGACTTCATCACCGGATTCGCCGCCGCCCTGGACGGCATCGACTTCGACATCCACCGTCAGACCGTGTCCGGCGACCTGGTCATGAACGAGCGCACGGATACCTTGCGCGGCAACGGCCGCGACACCGAACTGCCGGTCATGGGGGTCTTCGAAATCGCCGACGGCAAGATCAAAGCCTGGCGCGACTACTTCGACATGGCCCCCATCGCACAGGCTTTCGGCGGCTGA
- a CDS encoding helix-turn-helix domain-containing protein, with protein sequence MPAGKTRMTETSPPTQRVLSIVELLAAQHGPLSSAEIADALELNRSTAGSILTALAERGWVRRLPDLSYELGPALVAVGLRAADSNSDRARLEAELERLGERVDCGAALTTVTGDQVEFLAVTRDRLTAGIETGARLPLLAPAGAAIIAHSSLARQQDWLATGEPGSRAEQQAVLETLRTAGFCAWRLEPDSLPTARVLSDVADHLAEHPSSKELHGRVLAQLATIIGSAYDRATFDSDAALPLSYMSAPVFDGNGHTVMELKIGPLRVATTRAERRRYLTELEASARRIGGSLDPKHQVRH encoded by the coding sequence GTGCCCGCTGGCAAGACCCGTATGACGGAGACCTCACCGCCCACCCAGCGGGTGCTCTCCATCGTGGAACTGCTTGCCGCGCAGCACGGCCCGCTCAGTTCCGCCGAGATCGCCGATGCCCTCGAACTGAATCGCTCCACCGCCGGGTCCATCCTCACCGCGCTCGCCGAGCGCGGCTGGGTGCGCCGGCTGCCGGATCTGAGCTATGAACTCGGTCCCGCGCTCGTGGCGGTCGGGTTGCGCGCCGCCGACTCGAACAGCGACCGGGCGCGACTGGAAGCCGAACTGGAGCGGCTGGGCGAACGGGTCGACTGCGGCGCGGCGCTCACCACCGTCACCGGCGACCAGGTCGAATTCCTCGCGGTGACCCGGGATCGGCTCACCGCGGGCATCGAGACCGGAGCGCGCCTGCCCCTGCTCGCACCCGCCGGGGCGGCGATCATCGCGCATTCCAGCCTTGCGCGCCAACAGGATTGGCTCGCCACCGGGGAACCCGGGAGCCGGGCCGAACAGCAGGCGGTCCTGGAGACGCTGCGCACGGCGGGCTTCTGCGCCTGGCGGCTGGAGCCCGACAGCCTGCCCACCGCGCGGGTGCTCTCCGACGTCGCCGATCATCTCGCCGAACATCCCTCCAGCAAGGAACTGCACGGCCGGGTGCTCGCTCAGCTGGCGACCATTATCGGCAGTGCCTACGATCGGGCGACCTTCGACAGCGACGCCGCCCTGCCGCTCAGCTACATGAGCGCCCCGGTGTTCGACGGAAACGGCCACACCGTCATGGAATTGAAGATCGGCCCCTTGCGCGTGGCCACCACTCGCGCCGAACGCCGCCGCTACCTCACCGAACTGGAAGCCTCCGCGCGTCGCATCGGCGGCAGCCTGGACCCGAAACACCAAGTCCGACACTGA
- a CDS encoding DUF445 domain-containing protein, translating to MIADFTENWLLYLSIPAVAALIGWTTKLVAVEMLMRPLNFIGIPPYLGWQGVVPRASARMATIAVDLMFTKLIDPQEIIDRLDVNELTTRLRQPLDAAVDHMVREMMMRHQPRLWVNMPPVAQRALIERVQDGMPQLIEEIVLDLRTNIDQVMDLRGMAIDTLVNDKALLVEMVRRVGRNELRFIVRSGLIFGTVLGLVQMLVWAFTHNPLLMPAFGGFTGLVTDWLALQMIFRPVRSVGIGPLRWQGMFHRRRENVCADYAELIAHEIFTPAKILEAVLEGERADRLASMLGTRMRMFVDDQTGPAKPLVMLVAGEAVSALETEAVTYVLDYVRTAAALFDEAAIESLDMKNLVIEKTRLLTDDEYEGLLRPAFKQDEWKLVAIGAVLGFLVGELQVQLILG from the coding sequence GTGATCGCCGATTTCACCGAGAACTGGCTGCTGTACCTGTCCATCCCCGCGGTCGCGGCGCTCATCGGCTGGACCACCAAGCTGGTGGCCGTCGAAATGCTCATGCGCCCACTGAACTTCATCGGCATCCCACCGTATCTGGGCTGGCAGGGCGTGGTTCCGCGGGCCTCGGCCCGCATGGCGACGATCGCCGTGGACCTCATGTTCACCAAGCTGATCGATCCGCAGGAGATCATCGACCGGCTCGATGTGAACGAGCTGACCACCCGCCTGCGACAGCCCCTCGACGCCGCCGTGGACCACATGGTTCGCGAGATGATGATGCGGCATCAGCCCCGCCTGTGGGTGAACATGCCGCCGGTGGCGCAGCGCGCGCTCATCGAACGCGTGCAGGACGGGATGCCGCAGCTCATCGAGGAGATCGTCCTCGACCTGCGCACCAATATCGATCAGGTGATGGACCTGCGCGGCATGGCCATCGACACGCTCGTCAACGACAAGGCGCTACTGGTCGAGATGGTGCGCCGGGTCGGGCGCAATGAACTGCGCTTCATCGTGCGCTCTGGCCTGATCTTCGGCACCGTGCTCGGCCTGGTGCAGATGCTGGTGTGGGCGTTCACCCACAATCCGCTGCTCATGCCCGCGTTCGGCGGGTTCACCGGCCTGGTCACCGACTGGCTGGCGCTGCAGATGATCTTCCGGCCGGTGCGGTCGGTCGGCATCGGACCGCTGCGCTGGCAGGGCATGTTCCATCGCCGCCGGGAGAACGTCTGCGCCGACTACGCCGAACTCATCGCCCACGAGATCTTCACGCCGGCAAAGATTCTGGAAGCGGTGCTGGAGGGCGAGCGGGCCGACCGGCTGGCCTCCATGCTGGGCACCCGCATGCGGATGTTCGTCGACGATCAGACCGGACCGGCCAAACCGCTGGTCATGCTGGTGGCGGGCGAGGCGGTCTCCGCGCTCGAAACCGAGGCTGTCACCTACGTTCTCGACTATGTGCGCACCGCGGCCGCGCTGTTCGACGAAGCGGCCATCGAATCGCTCGATATGAAGAACCTGGTCATCGAGAAGACGCGGCTGCTCACCGACGACGAGTACGAGGGCCTGCTGCGGCCGGCGTTCAAACAGGACGAATGGAAGCTGGTGGCCATCGGCGCGGTGCTCGGTTTCCTGGTCGGCGAACTCCAGGTACAGCTGATCCTGGGCTGA
- a CDS encoding short-chain fatty acyl-CoA regulator family protein: MRKMYAGARLRRLREERRMTQAALAKSLDLSPSYLNQLERDQRPLTIPVLLKLNSTFDLDVQFFAADSDARLVSDLHEILVEAAGGNAAPVAEVEDLATRMPEVAKIVVAMHRRLRAATDQLDLLSSKVATPTGAPGVPMPYEDVRDFFYDHHNHIAQLDLAAERLFEDCGLTIGSLDRQLARVAEERAGVTVLVRGDGADPNVPKRHYEPETRTLTLARRLRPGQRAFQIATTLAFLLHGSLLDEVLDETPSLTDESRVLARIGLANYFAGALVLPYGKFLRSAEELHYDIDLLSLRFEVGFETVCHRLSTLQRQGQRGVPFFLIRTDRAGNISKRQSATAFHFSRVGGSCPLWVVHEAFAHPGRMLTQIASMPDGRRYLWIARTAHPAPTGYGTAGKEFAIGLGCDIEYADRLVYSKGLQLDDPSAAVPIGAGCKVCERPNCTQRAFPQIGRPLAIAENTSTDLPYPRIPR; this comes from the coding sequence GTGCGCAAGATGTATGCGGGTGCCCGACTACGGCGGTTGCGCGAGGAACGGCGGATGACCCAGGCGGCCTTGGCCAAATCCCTGGACCTCTCGCCCAGCTACCTCAACCAGCTCGAGCGTGACCAGCGGCCCCTCACCATTCCCGTGCTGCTGAAACTGAACTCGACGTTCGATCTGGACGTGCAGTTCTTCGCGGCCGACTCCGATGCCCGGCTGGTCTCGGATCTGCACGAGATCCTGGTGGAGGCCGCGGGCGGCAATGCGGCGCCGGTGGCCGAGGTGGAGGATCTGGCCACGCGCATGCCGGAGGTCGCGAAAATCGTTGTGGCCATGCATCGGCGACTACGCGCGGCTACCGACCAGTTGGATCTCTTGTCCTCGAAGGTCGCCACGCCGACCGGCGCACCCGGCGTGCCCATGCCGTACGAGGACGTGCGCGACTTCTTCTACGACCACCACAATCACATCGCGCAATTGGATCTGGCCGCCGAGCGCCTGTTCGAGGATTGCGGGCTCACCATCGGATCGCTGGATCGGCAGCTGGCCCGGGTCGCCGAGGAGCGCGCGGGCGTCACCGTCCTGGTGCGCGGCGACGGCGCCGACCCGAATGTGCCCAAGCGCCACTACGAACCGGAAACCCGCACCCTGACCCTGGCGCGACGATTGCGACCGGGACAGCGCGCCTTCCAGATCGCCACCACCCTCGCGTTCCTGCTGCACGGCAGCCTCCTCGACGAGGTGCTCGACGAAACCCCCTCGCTCACAGACGAATCCCGGGTTCTCGCGCGAATCGGCCTGGCCAACTATTTCGCCGGAGCGCTGGTCCTGCCGTACGGCAAATTCCTGCGCTCCGCCGAGGAGCTGCACTACGACATCGATCTGCTGAGCCTGCGCTTCGAGGTCGGCTTCGAAACCGTCTGCCATCGCCTGAGCACCCTGCAACGGCAAGGCCAGCGCGGCGTCCCGTTCTTCCTCATACGCACGGATCGTGCGGGCAATATCTCGAAACGCCAGTCCGCCACCGCATTCCACTTCTCCCGCGTCGGCGGCAGCTGCCCGTTATGGGTGGTGCACGAAGCCTTCGCCCACCCCGGCCGCATGCTCACCCAGATCGCCTCCATGCCCGACGGCCGCCGCTACTTATGGATCGCGCGGACGGCGCATCCCGCACCGACCGGATACGGCACGGCCGGAAAGGAATTCGCGATCGGCCTGGGCTGCGATATCGAATACGCGGACAGGCTCGTCTATTCCAAGGGCCTGCAACTGGACGACCCCTCGGCGGCCGTCCCCATCGGCGCCGGCTGCAAGGTCTGTGAACGCCCCAACTGCACCCAGCGCGCCTTCCCGCAGATCGGCCGCCCGCTGGCCATCGCCGAGAACACCAGCACCGACCTGCCCTACCCGCGCATCCCGCGCTGA